Proteins from a genomic interval of Euwallacea fornicatus isolate EFF26 chromosome 1, ASM4011564v1, whole genome shotgun sequence:
- the LOC136341008 gene encoding putative gustatory receptor 28b, giving the protein MPNVDRGRERFGEYVQKWLPEEILSANNPPRLRVVLKICQQLIPLTVIVACYFSRESLKDTMNLFIEIDRIFKENMVQLTYKPQLIFLVGKQLVITVLITAFTGGCCMWGDTTSICFSYAWKYFLNYEIMTHILTSLCAMLILSRQRFLILNFSATNVAFKGNFAHIHPKELIGFNAKAPEETLRTIAMLHFKLVKFSNMASSAYSFQLLTIFGFTLIRIVENVHYAFVDSKSNLLAFITEFFWLVLIIGDVYITFLIANNLEIIAAKTPKIASMIYCPHNFNLQNEKSLFLLQSHQQPLHLQAGGLYMLNNKTFLQFWGAALTYIILLQGLEKQDYSP; this is encoded by the exons CAAATAATCCTCCGAGACTGAGAGTGGTCTTGAAGATATGCCAGCAACTGATTCCTTTGACTGTAATTGTTGCATGCTACTTTAGCAGAGAATCACTGAAGGACAccatgaatttatttatagagaTTGACAGGATTTTTAAAGAGAATATGGTGCAACTCACTTACAA GCCGCAACTGATTTTCCTGGTAGGCAAACAGCTGGTGATTACAGTCCTCATAACAGCGTTCACTGGAGGCTGTTGCATGTGGGGCGACACTACATCAATCTGTTTCTCTTACGCTTGGAAGTATTTTCTTAACTACGAAATTATGACCCATATCTTAACTTCCCTATGTGCTATGCTCATTTTATCCCGTCAAAGATTTTTGATACTGAACTTTTCAGCCACGAATGTCGCATTTAAAG GTAATTTTGCTCACATTCATCCAAAGGAATTGATCGGATTCAATGCTAAAGCCCCTGAGGAAACTTTACGCACAATAGCAATGTTGCACTTTAAACTGGTGAAATTCAGCAACATGGCGAGTTCCGCTTATAGCTTCCAGTTGCTGACTATATTCGGCTTCACCCTAATACGCATAGTTGAGAATGTTCATTATGCCTTCGTGGACAGCAAGTCCAATTTACTGGCATTCATCACAGAATTCTTCTGGCTTGTTCTGATTATCGGCGACGTTTATATTACCTTCCTAATTGCTAACAATTTGGAGATTAta GCTGCAAAAACCCCAAAAATTGCGAGTATGATTTACTGTCCACACAATTTCAATCTTCAAAACGAG aAGAGCTTATTTTTGCTGCAAAGCCACCAACAACCGTTGCATCTACAAGCAGGAGGATTGTATATGTTgaacaataaaacttttctaCAG TTCTGGGGAGCTGCTCTTACTTATATCATCCTCCTGCAGGGCCTCGAGAAGCAAGATTACTCACCGTAA